A stretch of Bombus vancouverensis nearcticus chromosome 13, iyBomVanc1_principal, whole genome shotgun sequence DNA encodes these proteins:
- the LOC117159130 gene encoding uncharacterized protein LOC117159130 isoform X2 has product MGNYVNKFFAHNTEAYNNKMEKEEIRCPLSTDEVTLKTDIMETPPIVRKTLIDPRSITSGINRTPIEVNCTPFGTNKKMISAMPKHLQTKQYLETDIDKIMLCLTPMKHCMPKVIDIPKVQLPTMEDKDTDIPSTPTTSNLNNEKVITDIEKERFNILGLDPRSPAADFDRTPILMPKSIKRLRARSQEFLHRAGSYDTDMFYPKFSYCETSSQFNVTEVQASRSLATTDVNSLNSVISDCDNKSKSPESLYSSHSSGNKSTSVIAKEELEDPSESQRISGQNKFNDVCVKKDIEEKKTCVTSDEIIKVWRDSLILDEPQELKTSELDNVQIIEEKIAQVSKEEVIITFDDDNIAKLANFESERTKIDTIRKKKKNLKSEVEIPIDEKKFSNSINKDGSESTKIRTPLGNRSNNGQVQTLLIKSPQQVFRNKGITSKILQENTPPHKKHTTKSKLGGIQWDPDSTVII; this is encoded by the exons ATGGGAAATTATGTTAATAAGTTTTTTGCTCATAATACTGAGGCTTATAAcaataaaatggaaaaagaagaaataagatGTCCATTATCTACTGATGAAGTAACTCTTAAGACAGACATTATGGAAACTCCACCAATAGTTCGTAAAACATTAATTGATCCTAGATCAATAACAAGTGGAATAAATCGTACACCAATAGAA gTGAATTGTACACCATTtggaacaaataaaaaaatgatatcAGCAATGCCAAAACATTTACAAACTAAACAGTATTTGGAAACAGATATAGATAAAATAATGCTATGTTTAACTCCAATGAAACATTGTATGCCAAAAGTAATAGATATTCCAAAAGTACAACTGCCAACAATg GAAGATAAAGATACAGATATTCCCTCAACACCAACAACTAGtaatttaaataatgaaaaGGTAATTACTGATATAGAAAAGGAACGTTTTAATATCTTGGGACTTGATCCTCGATCTCCAGCTGCGGATTTTGACAGAACGCCAATTTTAATGCCAAAATCTATAAAACGTTTAAGAGCAAGGTCTCAAGAATTTTTACATAGAGCTGGTAGTTACGATACAGATATGTTTTATCCAAAATTTTCATATTGTGAAACATCATCACAATTCAATGTTACTGAAGTACAGGCTTCACGTAGTTTAGCCACAACTGATGTAAATTCTTTGAATTCAGTCATTAGTGATTGCGATAACAAATCCAAATCACCTGAATCACTATATTCTAGTCATTCATCTGGAAATAAATCTACTTCAGTGATTG CGAAGGAAGAATTGGAAGATCCGAGTGAATCTCAAAGAATCTCAGGGCAAAACAAGTTCAATGATGTATGTGTGAAGAAGGAtatagaagaaaagaaaacatgTGTTACCAGCGATGAAATAATTAAAGTATGGAGAGATTCATTGATATTGGATGAGCCTCAAGAATTAAAAACAAGTGAATTAGACAATGTACaaattattgaagaaaaaaTAGCACAAGTATCTAAAGAAGAAGTAATTATAACATTTGATGATGATAATATAGCAAAACTAGCTAATTTTGAAAGTGAAAGAACTAAAATAGATAcaattagaaaaaagaaaaaaaatctaaAATCAGAAGTGGAAATTCCAATAGAcgaaaagaaattttctaattctATTAATAAAGATGGAAGTGAATCTACAAAG attCGAACTCCTCTCGGAAATCGTTCAAATAATGGACAAGTACaaacattattaataaaatcaCCACAACAGGTATTTAGGAACAAAGGTATTACCTCAAAAATATTGCAAGAAAACACACCACCACACAAGAAACATACTACAAAATCGAAATTAGGTGGTATACAGTGGGATCCAGATTCAACGGTTATCATTTAg
- the Ssu72 gene encoding ssu72 CTD phosphatase gives MPTPNSISVAVICSSNMNRSMEAHAFLSKKGFNVKSFGTGDKVKLPGNAPDRPNIYDFGTSYDEIYNDLLSKDKQYYTQNGLLHMLDRNRRIKPKPERFQLSKDKFDILITCEERVYDQVIECMESRTQEDSQPVHLINIDIQDNHEEATVGSFLICELVTVLANSEDLDNDIDELLHEFESKFARTILHTVLFY, from the exons ATGCCAACGCCAAACTCTATCAGCGTAGCTGTGATATGTTCTAGCAATATGAATAGAAGCATGGAAGCTCATGCCTTCTTGAG TAAAAAAGGTTTCAATGTTAAATCCTTTGGAACTGGCGATAAAGTTAAGCTTCCTGGAAATGCACCTGATCGTCCAAACATTTATGACTTTGGAACTTCGTACGATGAAATCTACAATGACCTTTTATCTAAAGACAAGCAATA CTATACACAAAATGGTTTATTGCACATGTTAGATAGAAACCGTAGAATAAAACCGAAACCAGAACGATTTCAGTTATCCAAGGACAAATTTGACATTTTAATCACATGCGAAGAACGTGTTTATGATCAAGTAATCGAATGTATGGAATCTAGAACTCAGGAAGATAGTCAACCAGTACATTTGATTAATATTGATATTCAGGATAATCATGAAGAAGCTACAGTTGGATCGTTCCTCATTTGTGAATTAGTCACTGTG CTGGCCAATAGTGAAGATTTAGATAACGATATAGATGAACTACTTCACGAATTTGAATCAAAATTTGCAAGAACGATCTTACACACGGTACTTTTTTATTAA
- the LOC117159138 gene encoding uncharacterized protein LOC117159138 isoform X1 — protein sequence MDDKCVITKLPHHVQQKLCHTRPPYRQGKRLTSVKVYTINDESKHLMICGVPKLQLGDEVRKLVEPYGNIRKIHVVSDYPTEEFTEAYYIQYDRIQNARIAKRFIDGKNFYGGSLHVFYAPELENISETRAKLLQRRREVAIRIRKNQHDILNPNTDKFVPKEQYNRRKRTPALPLTEERLWQQYPGETLFSIYDGIPQSLDPRPICEPSLPSTSSEYQADTASNSLQSPYYPTEAIIAQASEFKETTSKLDCVRNKRKNYKGQSINNNLKVRVVKPQIVDTSAIAKWDTSNKNIFSNPKKARNNIIIKLIPKSENEKKRIVIKDPSVTQLVQPSENLQLSIEKAKSQVRAAMQMNNKENP from the exons atgGATGATAAATGCGTCATAACAAAGCTTCCTCATCACGTACAACAAAAATTGTGTCATACACGACCTCCTTATAGACAAGGGAAAAGATTGACGTCTGTGAAG GTTTATACAATAAATGATGAATCAAAACACTTAATGATATGTGGAGTACCAAAACTCCAATTAGGTGATGAAGTGAGAAAGCTTGTTGAACCTTATGGTAATATTAGAAAGATACATGTAGTGTCTGATTATCCCACAGAGGAATTTACAGAAgcatattatatacaatatgaTCGTATACAAAATGCAAG aaTAGCAAAACGATTCATTGATGGCAAAAATTTTTATGGAGGTTCACTACATGTTTTTTATGCCCCTGAACTtgaaaatatctcggaaactagaGCTAAGCTCCTTCAACGTCGAAGAGAAGTAGCTATACGTATAAGAAAAAATCAACATGATATATTGAATCCAAATACTGATAAATTTGTTCCAAA AGAACAGTataatagaagaaaaagaacaCCTGCTTTACCACTGACAGAAGAGCGCCTCTGGCAACAATATCCTGGAGAaacattattttctatttatgatGGTATACCACAAAGTCTAGATCCAAGGCCAATATGTGAACCTAGTCTACCATCAACATCATCTGAATATCAAGCGGATACCGCATCTAATTCATTGCAAAGTCCCTATTATCCGACTGAAGCTATTATTGCTCAAGCAAGTGAATTTAAAGAAACTACATCAAAATTGGACTGTgtaagaaacaaaagaaaaaattacaAGGGACAGTCTATTAATAATAATCTCAAAGTTAGAGTTGTCAAGCCACAAATTGTCGATACAAGTGCTATAGCAAAATGGGATACTTCAAATAagaatatattttctaatccAAAGAAGGCTCGGaacaatataattattaaattaataccaaaaagtgaaaatgagaaaaaaaggaTTGTAATAAAAGATCCAAG TGTTACCCAGTTAGTACAACCAAGCGAAAATCTGCAGTTGTCAATTGAAAAAGCCAAATCCCAGGTACGAGCAGCGATGCAAATGAACAACAAGGAAAATCCATGA
- the Wdr33 gene encoding WD repeat domain 33: MSANTQFANPPPAISLPNMSVPPPATPNLSAPPPNLTTINTSGSYQHRYTNHRDGTRGFFKPFRPYHAPKIVAAGQDTLQDEFDGKRLRKSVMRKTVDYNSAIIKSLENRVWQRDYRDRRALQPDVMYYPDLLPPPSYVDNPINAVTTRFVKTATNKMRCPIFCMAWTPEGRRLVTGASSGEFTLWNGLTFNFETILQAHDSPVRTMVWSHNESWMVTGDHAGYVKYWQSNMNNVKMFQAHKEAIRGLSFSPTDHKLATCSDDGTVRIWDFLRCHEERILRGHGADVKCVHWHPQKSLVISGSKDNQQPVKLWDPKTGQSLATLHAHKSTVMDVKWNENGNWLVTASRDHLLKLFDLRNLSQEVQTFRGHKKEASSVAWHPSHEGLFCSGGSDGAILFWHVGADKEVGAIEQAHDSIVWTLAWHPLGHILCSGSNDHTSKFWTRNRPGDLMRDKYNLNTLPAGSAGVDDHEIADEAAVIPGMGPEDRINADGEPEDKSGGIPGLDLDHAVDEGKKFANKKVPYSKPIPRNFQAQWNEMEAEDMEQVEALNAFVNQLIETTPGAVPLNEVTPNGIILYGKMIPVEPGSKLAEAISKGNDAINKLVFSGEIEELRDVVGPPDNMDDSEEYLQDDSEIDYSKVPDIELPPPLPSSKFAQNPELLKALNRGGKRKFDQLIGWSDGGASDRTSKIHQPVFGGVMTEDSQSSDTDLRYTGTKSNQHSNETNSFHSGQDEDLRKLPHGENARNANRDEDLRFNISSGPGRPSSRSDYDVRSNYADKDFRSSHGFPLKKSLDNDIYDDRDRDGNSRWDDEKSMNDGPRKGDGGFSGNFDKRDNMPLAIGSGISNSIPHLGNSISHMSSHHNMQNINPNMTPPIQSLVPHPNMSQHPMQNKPLHPGMQGIDGPMHMMHHPNMHPGFGPNGPPPGNFGPNFRPPNGNFGPNQHFRPSPLPPFGPNQGPFGNNFQGLPNFRGPNSGPPNFDRPGFGPGFRGQNPGQNPPNNFNSNFGNFGNKLGPNRGMNRGPNDNNMGRMGRSGYSNRGRGRDGDQPRGIRGRDNY, translated from the exons ATGTCTGCAAATACTCAATTTGCAAATCCTCCACCAGCTATAAGTTTACCTAATATGTCTGTTCCACCTCCTGCCACTCCAAATTTATCAGCTCCACCTCCTAATTTGACTACAATAAACACATCTGGAAGTTATCAGCACAGATACACTAATCATAGAGATGGAACAAGGGGTTTCTTTAAACCATTCAGACCTTATCATGCACCCAAAATTGTTGCGGCTGGTCAAGATACGTTACAAGATGAATTTGATGGCAAAAGACTTAGGAAATCTGTTATGCGTAAAACTGTGGATTATAATTCTGCCATTATAAAAAGCTTAGAG AATCGAGTATGGCAGAGGGATTACAGAGACAGACGCGCCCTACAGCCAGATGTGATGTATTACCCTGATCTGCTTCCACCACCTAGTTATGTTGACAATCCTATAAATGCAGTCACCACAAGATTTGTGAAGACTGCAACAAATAAAATGCGCTGCCCTATTTTTTGTATGGCTTGGACACCAGAGGGAAGACGCCTTGTTACTGGTGCATCTAGTGGAGAATTTACATTGTGGAATGGTCTTACCTTTAATTTTGAAACTATTTTGCAG GCACATGATAGTCCAGTGAGAACAATGGTATGGTCGCACAATGAGAGCTGGATGGTCACAGGAGATCATGCAGGCTATGTGAAGTATTGGCAGAGCAATATGAACAACGTCAAGATGTTTCAGGCGCACAAAGAAGCGATTAGAGGACTCAG TTTCAGTCCAACGGATCACAAATTGGCAACATGCAGTGATGATGGAACAGTCAGAATTTGGGACTTTCTTCGGTGTCATGAAGAACGAATTCTCAGgg GTCATGGTGCTGATGTGAAATGTGTGCACTGGCATCCACAAAAAAGTCTAGTCATCTCTGGAAGCAAAGATAATCAGCAACCGGTTAAATTATGGGATCCAAAGACTGGCCAGTCACTCGCAACATTACATGCACACAAGTCGACAGTAATGGATGTTAAATGGAATGAAAATGGAAATTGGCTGGTAACCGCGTCGCGGGACCATTTGCTCAAGTTGTTTGATCTTCGAAATTTAAGTCAAGAAGTTCAAACATTTCGTGGTCACAAAAAAGAAGCTTCTAGCGTCGCGTGGCACCCGAGTCACGAGGGTCTATTTTGTAGCGGTGGTAGCGATGGAGCTATTTTATTCTGGCACGTTGG AGCCGACAAAGAGGTAGGTGCGATAGAACAAGCTCACGACAGTATAGTTTGGACGTTAGCTTGGCACCCGCTGGGACACATCCTGTGTTCCGGTAGTAATGATCACACTTCAAAGTTTTGGACACGAAACAGGCCTGGTGATTTAATGAGAGACAAGTATAATCTCAACACTTTACCTGCAGGATCGGCTGGCGTTGATGATCATGAAATTG CTGATGAAGCAGCTGTAATACCTGGTATGGGGCCAGAAGATAGAATCAATGCCGATGGCGAACCAGAAGACAAAAGCGGTGGTATCCCTGGCTTGGATTTGGATCATGCAGTCGACGAAGGAAAGAAATTCGCTAACAAGAAAGTTCCATATAGCAAACCAATTCCAAGGAATTTCCAAGCTCAATGGAATGAGATGGAGGCTGAGGATATGGAGCAGGTAGAAGCTCTAAATGCATTTGTGAATCAGTTGATCGAAACCACACCAGGAGCGGTACCATTGAATGAAGTGACACCTAATGGTATTATATTGTACGGAAAAATGATTCCTGTCGAAC CCGGTTCTAAGTTAGCAGAAGCAATTAGCAAAGGAAATGATGCCATAAATAAACTAGTATTTTCCGGAGAAATAGAAGAGCTACGAGACGTTGTGGGTCCACCAGATAACATGGACGATTCCGAAGAATATTTGCAAGACGACAGCGAAATAGATTATTCCAAAGTTCCCGATATCGAACTTCCTCCACCTTTACCCAGTTCCAAATTTGCACAGAATCCTGAATTGCTGAAAGCGCTGAATCGCGGTGGAAAGCGGAAATTTGATCAACTAATCGGTTGGAGCGACGGTGGAGCCAGCGACAGAACATCGAAGATTCATCAACCGGTCTTTGGCGGAGTGATGACGGAAGACTCACAATCCAGTGATACCGACTTAAGGTACACGGGAACGAAATCAAATCAGCACTCCAACGAGACTAACTCTTTCCACAGTGGACAGGACGAGGATCTCAGGAAACTTCCTCATGGTGAAAATGCTCGAAATGCGAATCGCGATGAAGACTTACGGTTTAACATCTCTAGCGGACCTGGAAGGCCCAGTTCACGTTCTGATTACGACGTAAGGAGTAATTACGCGGATAAGGACTTTAGAAGTTCGCATGGATTCCCCTTGAAGAAGTCTTTGGATAACGACATTTACGATGACAGAGATCGGGACGGTAATTCGCGGTGGGACGATGAGAAGTCGATGAATGATGGTCCCAGAAAAGGGGATGGTGGTTTTTCAGGGAACTTTGATAAACGTGATAACATGCCGCTGGCTATAGGCTCCGGCATAAGTAACAGCATACCTCATTTAGGCAACAGTATATCTCACATGTCGAGTCAccataatatgcaaaatattaaTCCCAACATGACCCCCCCGATCCAAAGTTTAGTACCACATCCAAATATGTCTCAGCATCCTATGCAAAATAAACCGCTGCATCCTGGTATGCAAGGAATTGACGGTCCAATGCACATGATGCACCATCCTAACATGCATCCCGGTTTTGGTCCTAACGGACCACCACCCGGAAACTTTGGCCCTAACTTTAGACCGCCAAACGGTAATTTCGGGCCCAATCAACACTTTAGGCCGAGCCCGTTGCCTCCATTCGGACCAAACCAAGGACCATTCGGTAATAACTTTCAAGGTTTGCCGAATTTCCGGGGGCCGAACTCAGGCCCGCCAAATTTTGACCGGCCGGGTTTTGGTCCTGGTTTCCGCGGTCAAAACCCCGGGCAGAACCCGccaaataattttaattcgaaTTTTGGTAATTTTGGAAATAAACTGGGACCTAATCGTGGTATGAACCGAGGTCCCAACGACAATAACATGGGAAGAATGGGAAGGAGCGGTTATAGTAATCGTGGTAGAGGACGTGACGGCGATCAACCACGAGGGATTCGAGGAAGAGacaattattga
- the Ns3 gene encoding nucleostemin 3 — protein sequence MGKKGKVEGNNLGKALIRGRFGSSRNKKDVDLSMLHTAELNDGYDWGRLNLQSVTEENSFQEFLSTAELAGTEFHAEKLNIKFVNPKNGIGLLSKDEKAKVLEMQKKNKALLKIPRRPKWNSSTTAHELQSKEREEFLEWRRSLAMLQEVEELMLTPYEKNLEFWRQLWRVVERSDVIVQIVDARNPLLFRCEDLEAYVKEVDFKKMNLILINKADFLTEEQRQAWAKYFTDINLRVAFFSATLAAEKQKIKDIIEEEDCEDEQGSEVEDDDSDGSLYTSEFASESEYESADDGSNNTITENEEVSSKQSNECNLNELNDVIEKLSEKDIEDNTKVKNSSELLTRDQLVSFFKMIYKGETYTKGITTIGLVGYPNVGKSSTINALLMDKKVSVSATPGKTKHFQTLFLDKDLLLCDCPGLVMPSFVCTKSEMILNGILPIDQMRDHVPPITLLGTLIPRHIIEDLYGIMIPPPLEGEDADRPPTAEEILNAYAYNRGFMTQNGQPDNPRAARYLLKDFVNGKLLYCVAPTTAEQKTFHTFPPRRRIISKNKHFPPRTVRVNKGSKTTSEDLDKVFFQDNTSNVHVKGVIGKMHGLRRINSKDAGSMTGSTQSLLLEGKPWKKINKHSNKKKREKTRRLYAHLDQH from the exons ATGggtaaaaaaggaaaagtagAAGGCAACAATTTAGGAAAGGCTTTGATTAGGGGCCGTTTCGGTTCAtcgagaaataaaaaagatgttGATTTATCTATG CTTCACACTGCCGAATTAAACGATGGCTACGACTGGGGACGTCTCAATCTTCAATCCGTCACGGAAGAAAATTCTTTTCAAGAATTTCTCTCTACTGCAGAGTTAGCAGGAACCGAGTTTCATGCAGAAAAATTAAACATTAAATTCGTTAATCCAAAAAATGGAATCGGATTACTCTCGAAAGATGAAAAAGCAAAGGTACTGGAGATGCAAAAAAAGAATAAAGCCCTTCTGAAAATACCTAGAAGGCCAAAATGGAATAGTTCAACTACAGCTCACGAATTGCAAAGCAAAGAGAGAGAAGAATTTTTAGAGTGGAGACGTTCTCTTGCTATGTTGCAAGAAGTCGAAGAATTGATGTTAACTCCTTATGAAAagaatttggaattttggaGACAATTGTGGAGAGTAGTTGAGCGTAGTGATGTTATTGTACAGATAGTTGACGCAAGAAATCCACTGCTCTTTCGTTGTGAGGACCTAGAAGCATATGTTAAAGAAGTagattttaaaaaaatgaatCTGATACTAATTAATAAAGCAGACTTTTTAACAGAGGAACAAAGACAAGCATGGGCAAAATATTTTACAGATATTAATTTGAGAGTTGCATTCTTTTCCGCGACATTGGCAGCTGAAAAACAAAAGATAAAAGATATAATTGAGGAAGAAGATTGTGAAGATGAACAAGGGAGTGAAGTGGAGGATGATGATAGTGATGGATCTTTGTATACTTCAGAATTTGCTTCAGAAAGCGAATATGAAAGTGCAGATGATGGTAGTAATAATACCATAACTGAAAATGAGGAAGTAAGTTCTAAGCAATCTAATGAATGTAATTTAAATGAATTGAATGATGTAATAGAGAAATTAAGTGAAAAAGATATAGAAGATAATACAAAGGTGAAGAATTCATCAGAATTATTAACCAGAGATCAATTAGTATCATTTTTCAAAATGATTTATAAGGGTGAGACATATACAAAAGGAATCACAACAATTGGTTTGGTAGGTTATCCAAATGTAGGTAAAAGTTCCACAATAAATGCCCTATTAATGGACAAAAAGGTATCCGTGTCTGCAACACCGGGTAAAACAAAGCATTTTCAAACACTATTCTTGGATAAGGATCTACTTCTTTGTGATTGTCCTGGATTAGTAATGCCTAGTTTCGTTTGTACAAAATcagaaatgatattaaatggTATATTGCCAATTGATCAAATGAGGGATCATGTACCTCCAATTACATTACTGGGTACTTTAATACCAAGGCACATTATAGAAGATCTTTATGGAATTATGATACCTCCACCATTAGAAGGAGAAGATGCTGATCGTCCTCCAACTGcagaagaaattttaaatgCTTATGCCT ATAATAGAGGTTTTATGACACAGAATGGACAACCAGATAATCCACGTGCGGCGCGATATCTTCTGAAAGATTTTGTAAACGGTAAATTGTTGTATTGCGTTGCACCCACTACAGCAGAACAAAAAACGTTTCATACATTTCCTCCGCGAAGAAGAATAATTTCGAAAAATAAGCATTTTCCACCTAGAACAGTGCGCGTGAATAAAGGGAGCAAAACTACGTCTGAAGATTTAGATAAAGTATTTTTTCAAGATAATACTTCGAATGTACATGTAAAAGGAGTAATTGGAAAAATGCACGGTTTACGTAGAATTAATTCAAA gGATGCAGGATCGATGACAGGTTCTACACAGAGTTTGTTGCTTGAAGGGAAACCGTGGAAAAAGATTAATAAACActcaaataaaaagaaacgcgaAAAAACAAGAAGATTGTACGCTCATCTCGATCAACATTGA
- the LOC117159130 gene encoding uncharacterized protein LOC117159130 isoform X1, with translation MGNYVNKFFAHNTEAYNNKMEKEEIRCPLSTDEVTLKTDIMETPPIVRKTLIDPRSITSGINRTPIEVNCTPFGTNKKMISAMPKHLQTKQYLETDIDKIMLCLTPMKHCMPKVIDIPKVQLPTMEDKDTDIPSTPTTSNLNNEKVITDIEKERFNILGLDPRSPAADFDRTPILMPKSIKRLRARSQEFLHRAGSYDTDMFYPKFSYCETSSQFNVTEVQASRSLATTDVNSLNSVISDCDNKSKSPESLYSSHSSGNKSTSVIEIFASAKEELEDPSESQRISGQNKFNDVCVKKDIEEKKTCVTSDEIIKVWRDSLILDEPQELKTSELDNVQIIEEKIAQVSKEEVIITFDDDNIAKLANFESERTKIDTIRKKKKNLKSEVEIPIDEKKFSNSINKDGSESTKIRTPLGNRSNNGQVQTLLIKSPQQVFRNKGITSKILQENTPPHKKHTTKSKLGGIQWDPDSTVII, from the exons ATGGGAAATTATGTTAATAAGTTTTTTGCTCATAATACTGAGGCTTATAAcaataaaatggaaaaagaagaaataagatGTCCATTATCTACTGATGAAGTAACTCTTAAGACAGACATTATGGAAACTCCACCAATAGTTCGTAAAACATTAATTGATCCTAGATCAATAACAAGTGGAATAAATCGTACACCAATAGAA gTGAATTGTACACCATTtggaacaaataaaaaaatgatatcAGCAATGCCAAAACATTTACAAACTAAACAGTATTTGGAAACAGATATAGATAAAATAATGCTATGTTTAACTCCAATGAAACATTGTATGCCAAAAGTAATAGATATTCCAAAAGTACAACTGCCAACAATg GAAGATAAAGATACAGATATTCCCTCAACACCAACAACTAGtaatttaaataatgaaaaGGTAATTACTGATATAGAAAAGGAACGTTTTAATATCTTGGGACTTGATCCTCGATCTCCAGCTGCGGATTTTGACAGAACGCCAATTTTAATGCCAAAATCTATAAAACGTTTAAGAGCAAGGTCTCAAGAATTTTTACATAGAGCTGGTAGTTACGATACAGATATGTTTTATCCAAAATTTTCATATTGTGAAACATCATCACAATTCAATGTTACTGAAGTACAGGCTTCACGTAGTTTAGCCACAACTGATGTAAATTCTTTGAATTCAGTCATTAGTGATTGCGATAACAAATCCAAATCACCTGAATCACTATATTCTAGTCATTCATCTGGAAATAAATCTACTTCAGTGATTG aaatatttgcaTCAGCGAAGGAAGAATTGGAAGATCCGAGTGAATCTCAAAGAATCTCAGGGCAAAACAAGTTCAATGATGTATGTGTGAAGAAGGAtatagaagaaaagaaaacatgTGTTACCAGCGATGAAATAATTAAAGTATGGAGAGATTCATTGATATTGGATGAGCCTCAAGAATTAAAAACAAGTGAATTAGACAATGTACaaattattgaagaaaaaaTAGCACAAGTATCTAAAGAAGAAGTAATTATAACATTTGATGATGATAATATAGCAAAACTAGCTAATTTTGAAAGTGAAAGAACTAAAATAGATAcaattagaaaaaagaaaaaaaatctaaAATCAGAAGTGGAAATTCCAATAGAcgaaaagaaattttctaattctATTAATAAAGATGGAAGTGAATCTACAAAG attCGAACTCCTCTCGGAAATCGTTCAAATAATGGACAAGTACaaacattattaataaaatcaCCACAACAGGTATTTAGGAACAAAGGTATTACCTCAAAAATATTGCAAGAAAACACACCACCACACAAGAAACATACTACAAAATCGAAATTAGGTGGTATACAGTGGGATCCAGATTCAACGGTTATCATTTAg
- the LOC117159138 gene encoding uncharacterized protein LOC117159138 isoform X2: MICGVPKLQLGDEVRKLVEPYGNIRKIHVVSDYPTEEFTEAYYIQYDRIQNARIAKRFIDGKNFYGGSLHVFYAPELENISETRAKLLQRRREVAIRIRKNQHDILNPNTDKFVPKEQYNRRKRTPALPLTEERLWQQYPGETLFSIYDGIPQSLDPRPICEPSLPSTSSEYQADTASNSLQSPYYPTEAIIAQASEFKETTSKLDCVRNKRKNYKGQSINNNLKVRVVKPQIVDTSAIAKWDTSNKNIFSNPKKARNNIIIKLIPKSENEKKRIVIKDPSVTQLVQPSENLQLSIEKAKSQVRAAMQMNNKENP, encoded by the exons ATGATATGTGGAGTACCAAAACTCCAATTAGGTGATGAAGTGAGAAAGCTTGTTGAACCTTATGGTAATATTAGAAAGATACATGTAGTGTCTGATTATCCCACAGAGGAATTTACAGAAgcatattatatacaatatgaTCGTATACAAAATGCAAG aaTAGCAAAACGATTCATTGATGGCAAAAATTTTTATGGAGGTTCACTACATGTTTTTTATGCCCCTGAACTtgaaaatatctcggaaactagaGCTAAGCTCCTTCAACGTCGAAGAGAAGTAGCTATACGTATAAGAAAAAATCAACATGATATATTGAATCCAAATACTGATAAATTTGTTCCAAA AGAACAGTataatagaagaaaaagaacaCCTGCTTTACCACTGACAGAAGAGCGCCTCTGGCAACAATATCCTGGAGAaacattattttctatttatgatGGTATACCACAAAGTCTAGATCCAAGGCCAATATGTGAACCTAGTCTACCATCAACATCATCTGAATATCAAGCGGATACCGCATCTAATTCATTGCAAAGTCCCTATTATCCGACTGAAGCTATTATTGCTCAAGCAAGTGAATTTAAAGAAACTACATCAAAATTGGACTGTgtaagaaacaaaagaaaaaattacaAGGGACAGTCTATTAATAATAATCTCAAAGTTAGAGTTGTCAAGCCACAAATTGTCGATACAAGTGCTATAGCAAAATGGGATACTTCAAATAagaatatattttctaatccAAAGAAGGCTCGGaacaatataattattaaattaataccaaaaagtgaaaatgagaaaaaaaggaTTGTAATAAAAGATCCAAG TGTTACCCAGTTAGTACAACCAAGCGAAAATCTGCAGTTGTCAATTGAAAAAGCCAAATCCCAGGTACGAGCAGCGATGCAAATGAACAACAAGGAAAATCCATGA